The following proteins are co-located in the Mobula hypostoma chromosome 4, sMobHyp1.1, whole genome shotgun sequence genome:
- the LOC134344776 gene encoding transmembrane epididymal protein 1-like yields MGTFIGHISPGLAFFSFGMLYAFKFSLLVLRGEKIPMVSPPRTPGFRSCLKRIPVEGVMKIVYGTLAVMAEFFYPPGVYKMILYNKEKPDYPFIHPNEWQHATMYAYFALSGWVDIISQACLPRRLFLFESIAITVAFYIEALLLYNHMHGKEQVENSVHSLLLLACFFVCLVLTVELWRPNDPVLWFTKTCLVMTQGTWLLQAAFILYKPFTGIPWKSTDMANLMFVTSFFCWHIALNVLLLLAFFLLTSFWISRCSRHGGNSSFQRTKEMFVFNLTKADGAVSRAEYNKLQAAEEETHLLQECDP; encoded by the coding sequence ATGGGGACGTTTATTGGTCACATCTCGCCCGGACTGGCGTTCTTTTCCTTCGGTATGCTCTACGCCTTTAAGTTTTCTCTGCTGGTGCTCAGAGGTGAGAAGATCCCAATGGTATCTCCTCCGCGGACGCCTGGATTCAGGAGCTGCCTGAAACGGATTCCTGTTGAGGGAGTGATGAAGATCGTGTACGGTACGTTGGCGGTCATGGCAGAGTTCTTTTATCCTCCCGGAGTCTATAAAATGATCCTTTACAACAAAGAGAAGCCGGATTACCCATTCATCCACCCCAACGAGTGGCAGCATGCCACTATGTACGCCTATTTCGCCCTCAGTGGTTGGGTGGACATCATTAGCCAGGCTTGCCTGCCAAGACGCTTGTTCCTATTTGAAAGCATCGCCATCACAGTTGCATTTTATATTGAAGCCTTGCTGCTTTACAACCACATGCACGGCAAGGAACAGGTGGAAAATTCAGTGCATTCGCTGCTGCTTCTCGCCTGCTTCTTCGTTTGCCTCGTCCTCACTGTCGAACTGTGGAGACCAAATGACCCTGTTCTGTGGTTCACCAAGACATGCCTGGTGATGACTCAGGGAACGTGGCTCCTGCAAGCCGCTTTCATTCTTTACAAACCATTCACAGGTATACCCTGGAAGTCCACCGATATGGCCAATCTGATGTTCGTCACTAGTTTCTTCTGCTGGCATATTGCACTGAACGTACTTCTCCTCCTTGCTTTCTTCTTGCTCACTTCATTCTGGATCAGCCGGTGCTCTCGTCATGGAGGAAACTCGTCTTTCCAGAGGACCAAAGAAATGTTCGTCTTTAATCTGACAAAGGCTGACGGCGCGGTTTCCCGAGCAGAATATAATAAACTACAGGCAGCCGAGGAGGAAACGCACTTGCTCCAAGAATGTGACCCTTAA